One window of Synergistaceae bacterium genomic DNA carries:
- a CDS encoding sodium-translocating pyrophosphatase encodes MYVVGGIAVLGLIYAIYASTKIAAFKVDNEKVNELSGIIHSGAMVFLYREYKALLPFVVVVTGLLAWKINVPSAVCFLTGAFCSALTGYVGMVVATRSNGKTAFAATKGMNGALKLAFTGGSVMGMTVVGVGLLGVLGMFVLYNDPVIITAFGFGASSIALFARVGGGIFTKAADVGADLVGKVEAGIPEDDPRNPAVIADNVGDNVGDIAGMGADLFESYVNSIIAAMAVGTMAGLTGVVYPLMLAALGILASILGMFFVRVKEGGDPSAALRNALASTGIFMIIGSFFLTRMLFLGDLTLFYAVTSGVVAGILIGAATEFYTSDAYGSVKEIAHASHTGAATNILAGLGVGMKSIAIPVILVCAAILAGVKFGGLYGIACAAVGMLSITGMALSVDAYGPIADNAGGIAEMASLPEEVRNITDKLDSVGNTTAAVGKGLAIGSAALTALALFVAYAQTTNLESIDLIDPKVMVGLFIGGLLPFLFSALSIQAVSRAAEKMIDEVRRQFREIPGIMEGTARPEYERCIDISTAAALREMILPGLMAVVAPVLVGFTLGAAALGGLLGGSIITGVMMAIFMSNAGGAWDNAKKYIESGNLGGKGTPTHEAAVVGDTVGDPFKDTAGPSLNILIKLMSVVATVLAPLLI; translated from the coding sequence ATGTACGTCGTAGGCGGTATTGCTGTACTTGGACTCATTTATGCCATTTACGCATCAACAAAAATCGCCGCATTCAAAGTTGACAACGAAAAGGTGAACGAACTTTCAGGCATTATTCATAGTGGAGCAATGGTATTCCTTTATAGAGAGTACAAAGCCCTTCTTCCTTTCGTTGTAGTAGTAACAGGACTTTTGGCTTGGAAAATTAATGTTCCCAGCGCAGTCTGTTTCCTTACAGGAGCTTTTTGCAGCGCCCTAACCGGATATGTTGGCATGGTTGTTGCAACCAGATCAAATGGTAAAACAGCATTTGCCGCAACAAAGGGAATGAACGGCGCTCTTAAACTTGCCTTTACAGGCGGAAGCGTTATGGGTATGACCGTTGTTGGTGTTGGTCTTCTCGGAGTTTTGGGAATGTTTGTTCTATACAACGATCCCGTAATTATTACAGCATTTGGTTTTGGAGCTAGCTCAATAGCTCTTTTCGCACGTGTCGGCGGCGGAATCTTTACAAAGGCCGCAGACGTAGGAGCAGACCTCGTCGGTAAGGTCGAAGCAGGTATCCCTGAAGATGACCCACGCAACCCTGCAGTAATAGCTGACAACGTCGGAGATAACGTTGGTGACATAGCTGGTATGGGAGCAGACCTCTTTGAGTCTTATGTAAACTCAATCATCGCAGCCATGGCTGTCGGAACAATGGCCGGTCTCACCGGAGTTGTCTATCCGCTGATGTTGGCCGCACTTGGAATCCTCGCCTCAATTCTCGGAATGTTCTTTGTAAGAGTTAAAGAAGGCGGAGATCCTTCAGCTGCTCTTCGCAATGCACTTGCTTCAACCGGTATTTTTATGATTATCGGTTCTTTCTTCCTTACACGTATGCTTTTCCTCGGCGATCTTACACTTTTTTATGCAGTAACTTCAGGTGTCGTAGCTGGAATCCTTATCGGAGCTGCTACTGAGTTCTACACATCAGATGCATATGGAAGCGTTAAAGAAATCGCACACGCATCACACACAGGAGCCGCAACAAACATTCTTGCCGGACTTGGTGTCGGTATGAAATCAATTGCCATTCCCGTTATTCTGGTTTGTGCAGCAATTCTTGCCGGAGTAAAATTTGGCGGTCTTTACGGAATCGCATGTGCCGCAGTTGGTATGCTTTCCATCACAGGTATGGCTCTTTCAGTTGACGCTTACGGTCCCATCGCAGACAACGCCGGTGGTATCGCAGAAATGGCATCACTTCCTGAAGAAGTTCGCAACATAACAGACAAACTCGACTCAGTTGGCAATACAACAGCCGCTGTAGGTAAAGGTCTTGCAATCGGTTCTGCCGCATTGACCGCACTGGCACTTTTTGTTGCATATGCACAGACCACAAACTTAGAGTCAATAGATCTTATAGATCCCAAAGTAATGGTCGGTCTCTTCATCGGAGGACTCTTGCCGTTCCTATTTAGCGCTCTTTCAATCCAGGCTGTCAGTCGTGCAGCAGAAAAAATGATTGACGAAGTTCGTCGCCAGTTCCGCGAAATTCCCGGAATCATGGAAGGAACCGCACGTCCTGAATACGAGCGTTGCATTGACATTTCAACTGCCGCAGCTCTTCGTGAAATGATTCTGCCCGGTCTTATGGCAGTAGTCGCACCAGTACTGGTAGGATTTACTCTTGGAGCCGCTGCACTTGGTGGACTTCTTGGCGGTTCAATCATCACCGGTGTCATGATGGCAATATTCATGTCAAACGCAGGCGGAGCATGGGACAACGCTAAGAAATACATTGAATCAGGAAATCTCGGCGGTAAAGGTACACCGACACATGAAGCAGCAGTCGTCGGAGACACAGTCGGAGATCCGTTCAAAGACACAGCCGGCCCCAGCCTCAACATTCTTATTAAGTTGATGTCGGTTGTTGCAACAGTTTTAGCCCCTCTTTTAATATAA
- a CDS encoding DNA primase has translation MPGSDVREIKSRLDIVDLVGDYVSIRKKGQTYWGLCPFHGEKTPSFSVSQERQTFHCFGCGKGGDIFTFIMEMEHLEFREALEKLADMSGVKLKVFTGDKNSREKRAKNLDIQTEALEFFKQSLNGASGEEARAYLKRRSITPDLIKRFELGWAPRSWDSLQRKLTSTGYSTNEMVSGGLVSKGEKGYYDRFRGRVMFPIYNITNKLVGFGGRILSGDEAKYLNSPESPLFNKRNNLYLLNKAKMSVREKKSLILVEGYTDAIRAHEKGFTNTVASLGTALTEEQAILIKRMTGLCYICYDSDTSGQEAALRGMYILQKHGVIVKVVRLENGKDPDDVLIQENGETLFSNYLDSAVALPVYHAILRSDDINKPEKSAAAREDLLEGLASLTYFEIEPYLNEVAEILGIFRHNLEAEILSRQENVRGRNNRPLPEDDFQYFDTAKETVEQADELECLFCSLLWENAEHRGVFSVETAAQLINHPVLKNIVFALLSGETPDALEKRWRQMGDQSALNLIARGNAIASKEGIKSENISKIAFDLQRRCIESRSSFLQDKLKKGTASKEEIIEIQELTQILKGGTFGK, from the coding sequence ATGCCCGGTAGTGATGTTCGTGAAATAAAGTCCAGACTTGATATTGTTGACCTTGTAGGCGACTATGTATCAATTCGGAAGAAAGGACAAACATACTGGGGACTCTGCCCCTTTCACGGAGAAAAAACTCCCTCTTTTAGCGTATCGCAAGAGAGGCAGACTTTTCACTGTTTTGGCTGCGGAAAAGGCGGAGACATATTTACATTCATTATGGAAATGGAGCATCTTGAGTTTAGAGAAGCTCTTGAAAAGCTTGCGGACATGTCCGGCGTAAAATTAAAGGTTTTTACAGGAGACAAAAACTCAAGAGAAAAAAGAGCAAAAAACCTTGATATTCAGACAGAAGCACTAGAATTTTTTAAACAATCTTTAAACGGAGCTTCGGGAGAAGAAGCTCGAGCATATTTAAAACGCAGGTCCATTACGCCCGATTTGATAAAGAGATTTGAATTGGGGTGGGCACCTCGCTCCTGGGATTCATTACAAAGAAAATTAACTTCAACCGGATATAGCACTAATGAGATGGTTTCCGGCGGGCTCGTTTCAAAGGGAGAAAAAGGTTATTACGACAGATTTAGAGGTCGTGTAATGTTTCCCATATATAATATTACAAATAAGCTTGTTGGCTTTGGGGGTAGAATATTAAGCGGTGATGAAGCTAAATATCTGAACAGCCCTGAAAGTCCTCTCTTCAACAAAAGAAACAATTTGTATCTTTTAAATAAGGCAAAAATGTCTGTTCGCGAAAAAAAGAGTCTCATCTTAGTAGAAGGTTATACAGATGCGATAAGAGCTCATGAAAAAGGGTTCACTAACACAGTTGCATCTCTTGGCACGGCGCTTACAGAAGAACAGGCAATATTAATAAAAAGAATGACAGGACTCTGTTATATATGTTACGATTCCGATACCTCCGGTCAGGAGGCAGCACTAAGAGGAATGTATATACTGCAAAAACATGGGGTCATTGTAAAGGTTGTAAGACTAGAAAACGGCAAAGACCCTGATGATGTATTGATTCAAGAAAACGGAGAGACACTGTTTTCTAACTATTTAGACAGTGCCGTGGCACTACCTGTATATCACGCAATTTTAAGAAGCGATGATATTAATAAACCGGAGAAATCAGCTGCCGCGAGAGAAGATTTACTAGAGGGATTAGCATCTCTCACTTATTTTGAAATAGAGCCCTATTTAAACGAAGTAGCTGAAATTTTAGGTATATTTAGACACAACTTAGAGGCGGAGATATTGTCACGTCAGGAAAACGTGAGAGGGAGAAACAATCGTCCGCTTCCTGAGGATGATTTTCAATATTTTGATACAGCAAAAGAAACTGTCGAACAGGCAGATGAGCTTGAATGCTTGTTTTGCAGTTTGCTTTGGGAAAACGCAGAACACAGGGGAGTGTTCTCTGTAGAAACAGCGGCACAGTTGATAAATCATCCTGTCCTGAAGAACATAGTTTTCGCACTTTTAAGTGGAGAAACTCCTGATGCTCTGGAAAAACGTTGGAGGCAAATGGGTGATCAAAGTGCCTTAAATTTGATTGCAAGAGGCAACGCAATAGCCTCCAAAGAGGGAATCAAAAGTGAAAATATATCGAAGATAGCGTTTGATTTACAAAGAAGATGTATAGAAAGCAGATCGAGTTTTTTACAAGATAAACTAAAAAAAGGAACCGCTTCTAAAGAGGAAATAATAGAAATTCAAGAAT